From the genome of Kaistella daneshvariae, one region includes:
- the porK gene encoding T9SS ring complex lipoprotein PorK/GldK, producing MKRVLLILLSASAVISCSRGGGSAGKPGSKGELIAKRTGKSFTAERPYGMVAIPAGSFVMGLADQDFTNTPEKAPLKTVTVSSFFMDETEITNGQYKVFVDYVRDSIARSLLAEAAGDGSGGGNGTSITDYAYASKKAGDNRTAYQEYLESQGGRDGYDESKKLDWSVPLKWNTNDYPDAQYAEILESMYIPQAERINNERLIDTRKLQYAFQWEDMAQAVKDNSRGANYLKKESIAVYPDTTVWIKDFSYAYNEPLYDGYFWHKSYKDYPVVGVTWDQARAFCNFRSKLKSDYNESLKRKKQKPMAFRLPTEAEWEYAARGGKENATYPWGGPYLQDDRGCYLANFKPRRGNYIEDDKKGWTYTAPVKSFHRNGFGLYDMAGNVSEWTQSPYNNSTYQFASTLNPYLAGEAAKEPRKSVRGGSWKDVGYLLMTGYRDFERKDSARSYIGFRTVQDIPDGSVKFKKRTR from the coding sequence ATGAAAAGAGTACTTCTAATATTATTATCAGCATCAGCTGTTATATCGTGCTCCAGAGGAGGAGGTTCAGCTGGGAAGCCCGGTTCAAAGGGTGAACTCATTGCTAAACGGACGGGAAAATCGTTCACCGCAGAACGTCCCTACGGTATGGTCGCCATTCCTGCAGGATCATTCGTTATGGGTTTAGCTGACCAGGATTTTACCAATACACCAGAAAAAGCTCCCCTTAAAACCGTAACGGTTTCCTCATTCTTTATGGATGAAACAGAAATTACCAACGGTCAGTATAAAGTTTTTGTTGACTATGTACGCGACTCTATTGCAAGATCTCTTTTAGCTGAAGCTGCCGGCGATGGTAGTGGAGGAGGAAACGGTACTTCTATTACTGATTATGCCTATGCCTCTAAAAAAGCAGGTGACAACAGAACTGCATATCAGGAATATTTAGAATCACAAGGTGGCCGTGACGGTTATGATGAATCTAAAAAATTAGACTGGAGCGTTCCTTTGAAATGGAATACCAATGATTATCCAGATGCACAATATGCAGAGATTTTAGAATCAATGTATATTCCGCAAGCAGAAAGAATTAATAACGAAAGACTTATTGATACCCGAAAATTACAGTACGCATTCCAGTGGGAAGATATGGCACAGGCTGTTAAAGACAATTCGCGTGGTGCTAATTATCTGAAAAAAGAAAGTATAGCAGTTTATCCGGATACCACCGTGTGGATTAAAGATTTCAGCTATGCTTACAACGAGCCGTTATATGATGGTTATTTCTGGCATAAGTCTTACAAAGATTATCCTGTTGTAGGGGTAACTTGGGATCAGGCACGTGCTTTCTGTAACTTCCGTTCTAAATTGAAATCGGACTACAACGAGTCTTTAAAAAGAAAAAAACAGAAACCGATGGCTTTCAGACTTCCAACCGAAGCAGAGTGGGAATATGCTGCCAGAGGTGGAAAAGAAAACGCAACTTACCCTTGGGGTGGGCCATACTTGCAGGATGACAGAGGTTGCTACTTAGCGAATTTTAAGCCGAGACGTGGTAACTATATTGAAGATGATAAAAAAGGCTGGACTTATACCGCGCCTGTTAAGTCTTTCCACAGAAACGGTTTTGGTCTTTATGACATGGCCGGTAACGTATCGGAATGGACGCAGTCACCGTACAACAATTCAACTTATCAGTTTGCATCGACTTTAAACCCATATTTAGCGGGTGAAGCAGCCAAAGAACCAAGAAAATCGGTACGAGGTGGTTCCTGGAAAGATGTTGGTTACTTACTGATGACCGGTTACAGAGACTTTGAAAGAAAAGATTCAGCCAGAAGTTACATAGGTTTCAGAACTGTTCAGGATATTCCTGACGGATCGGTAAAATTCAAAAAAAGAACCAGATAA
- the glmS gene encoding glutamine--fructose-6-phosphate transaminase (isomerizing), with amino-acid sequence MCGIVGYTGFQDAYEVVINGLRRLEYRGYDSAGIVLDGDDTSFEVAKTKGKVDDLVAISKNLAGKANVGMGHTRWATHGVPSDSNSHPHLSNNGRIALVHNGIIENYDTIKIMLTEKGFTFKSETDTEVLVNLIEYVMDVNKDFDFPTAVRYALNEVYGAYAITVMHDDFPGLLVVARLGSPLAIGLGTNEYFIASDASPFVEFTKEAVYLEEGHMATISLEKGVDIRNIKDNVKITPEVQQLKLSLEQIEKGGYEHFMLKEIFEQPKSIHDTLRGRLLVEEGIIKMAGIWDHLERLNQAQKITIIACGTSWHAGLIGEYLIEEFARIPVEVEYASEFRYRNPIISEKDIVIAISQSGETADTMAAIKMAKEKGAFVYGICNVVDSSISRVTDAGSYTHAGPEIGVASTKAFTAQLTVLSLIALKLGKHNGKLSNQEFMRLITELDSLPKKVQEVLETTNEQVKEIAKNFIEAQNFLYLGRGYNFPAALEGALKLKEISYIHAEGYPAAEMKHGPIALIDENMPIVIIAPKQGHYDKIVSNVQEIKARKGRVIALVNKGDTQVSSVADFVIEFPETSECFSPIIASIPLQLLSYYIAVYRGANVDQPRNLAKSVTVE; translated from the coding sequence ATGTGTGGAATTGTAGGATACACTGGCTTTCAGGATGCATATGAAGTAGTCATCAACGGACTGCGGAGATTAGAATATAGAGGATATGACAGCGCAGGCATTGTGCTTGATGGTGACGATACAAGCTTTGAGGTTGCTAAAACAAAAGGTAAAGTTGATGATTTAGTTGCTATTTCAAAAAATCTTGCCGGAAAAGCAAACGTTGGAATGGGCCATACCCGTTGGGCCACACACGGTGTACCAAGCGACAGCAATTCTCATCCACATTTATCTAATAATGGTAGAATTGCCTTGGTTCATAATGGAATCATTGAAAATTATGATACCATTAAAATAATGCTTACCGAAAAAGGCTTTACTTTTAAATCTGAAACAGACACTGAAGTTTTGGTAAATCTTATCGAATACGTCATGGACGTGAATAAAGATTTTGATTTTCCGACGGCGGTGCGATATGCTTTAAACGAAGTTTACGGTGCTTACGCAATTACTGTAATGCACGATGATTTTCCGGGACTTTTAGTAGTTGCGAGATTAGGATCACCTTTAGCAATAGGTTTAGGAACCAATGAATATTTTATCGCTTCGGATGCTTCACCTTTTGTGGAATTTACCAAAGAAGCAGTATATCTGGAAGAAGGCCATATGGCGACTATCTCTTTAGAGAAAGGTGTTGACATCAGAAACATAAAAGACAATGTAAAAATTACCCCGGAAGTTCAACAGCTGAAATTAAGTTTGGAGCAAATTGAAAAAGGAGGATATGAGCATTTTATGCTTAAAGAGATTTTCGAACAGCCAAAATCCATTCATGATACCTTAAGAGGTAGATTGTTGGTTGAAGAGGGAATCATTAAAATGGCTGGTATTTGGGATCACTTAGAGCGATTAAACCAGGCACAAAAAATTACGATTATCGCCTGCGGAACTTCATGGCATGCAGGTCTGATCGGCGAATACTTAATTGAAGAATTTGCAAGAATTCCGGTAGAAGTAGAATATGCATCGGAGTTCCGATACAGAAATCCTATCATCAGCGAAAAAGACATTGTAATCGCAATTTCCCAGTCTGGTGAAACTGCAGATACTATGGCAGCTATTAAAATGGCGAAAGAAAAAGGTGCGTTCGTATACGGAATTTGTAACGTGGTAGATTCATCTATTTCCCGCGTTACTGATGCCGGCTCCTATACCCATGCAGGTCCAGAAATTGGCGTTGCGTCTACAAAAGCCTTTACCGCACAATTGACTGTTCTTTCACTGATCGCCTTGAAATTAGGTAAACACAACGGAAAATTAAGCAATCAGGAGTTTATGCGTTTGATTACCGAATTGGACAGTCTTCCGAAAAAAGTTCAGGAGGTTTTGGAAACCACCAATGAACAGGTGAAAGAAATTGCAAAAAACTTCATTGAAGCACAGAATTTCCTTTATTTAGGTAGAGGTTACAATTTCCCTGCAGCTTTGGAGGGTGCCTTAAAATTAAAGGAAATCTCTTACATCCATGCAGAAGGATATCCGGCTGCCGAGATGAAGCATGGCCCGATCGCATTGATAGACGAAAACATGCCAATTGTGATTATTGCTCCTAAACAGGGACATTATGATAAGATTGTGAGCAATGTTCAGGAAATCAAAGCGAGAAAAGGTCGCGTTATCGCCCTGGTTAACAAAGGTGATACTCAGGTAAGCTCTGTAGCAGACTTTGTGATTGAGTTTCCGGAAACTTCAGAATGTTTCTCTCCCATTATTGCATCCATTCCGCTTCAGCTATTGTCTTACTACATAGCAGTATATCGTGGCGCGAATGTTGATCAGCCTAGAAATCTTGCAAAATCCGTAACTGTAGAGTAA
- a CDS encoding DUF4270 family protein: MIKNFQKIFRAAAVLALGSVILWSCEPDPDQLGSQFFQDGAEATQKSYPLIAYTVNNNDTIRTDGSRLQSATLGAFTEPQFGLQKSSYVTQIRLSSTSPDFGTNAVLDSAVLVLKPAYAADSVTTTTTEDYVFPDGAVAAKKVVNTYPVTKYGKAKRLLNIKVEEVTEFLGANDRQIRSNKTVSTGETLGTQVFDGSISSVKVTKDTDNSVLYERTPAIRIPLDNAFFQTKIINKSKSPELADVASFIRYIKGIKVSVTENDGYIFNFDPNTVEINLYYKSDKVEGSTTTRPQSVFVLNAGAGNTHFNQIINDRAGTPSAAAVAVSDTINGAPKVYAQGMGGPGIGLRVPEETIASVRTMYEKDKIGIIAAKMRIYTDVENWSNNYKNH; encoded by the coding sequence ATGATAAAAAATTTTCAAAAGATATTCAGAGCTGCTGCAGTTTTAGCGCTCGGAAGCGTAATATTGTGGAGTTGTGAGCCGGATCCTGATCAGTTGGGATCTCAGTTTTTCCAGGACGGTGCTGAAGCCACTCAAAAAAGCTATCCGCTGATTGCGTATACTGTAAATAATAATGATACCATCCGCACGGATGGTTCCCGCTTACAAAGCGCTACTCTTGGTGCGTTCACCGAGCCGCAGTTCGGACTTCAAAAATCATCTTATGTAACCCAAATCCGTTTGAGCAGTACAAGCCCTGATTTTGGCACAAACGCGGTTTTGGATTCTGCGGTTTTGGTTTTAAAACCGGCTTACGCGGCAGATTCTGTAACGACTACCACCACTGAAGATTATGTTTTTCCGGATGGTGCGGTTGCTGCTAAAAAGGTGGTAAACACTTATCCGGTTACGAAATATGGCAAAGCCAAAAGACTGCTTAATATCAAAGTTGAAGAAGTAACTGAGTTTTTAGGTGCAAATGACCGGCAAATTCGTTCTAACAAAACCGTATCTACGGGTGAAACTTTAGGCACGCAGGTTTTCGATGGTTCAATTTCTTCGGTTAAAGTTACTAAAGATACTGACAATTCGGTTTTATACGAGAGAACGCCGGCGATTAGAATTCCTTTGGATAACGCTTTTTTCCAGACTAAAATCATTAATAAATCGAAATCACCGGAGCTTGCAGACGTTGCTTCATTTATCCGGTATATTAAAGGGATAAAAGTATCTGTAACCGAAAATGACGGTTATATTTTTAATTTCGACCCAAATACGGTAGAAATCAACCTTTATTATAAAAGCGATAAAGTGGAAGGGTCCACTACCACAAGACCGCAATCTGTTTTTGTTTTAAACGCGGGTGCAGGAAATACCCATTTTAACCAAATTATTAATGACCGTGCGGGAACGCCTTCTGCTGCAGCTGTAGCCGTGAGTGACACGATTAACGGTGCACCTAAAGTGTACGCACAGGGAATGGGTGGACCGGGCATCGGTTTAAGAGTTCCAGAAGAAACCATCGCTTCAGTCAGAACGATGTACGAAAAAGATAAAATCGGAATTATTGCCGCTAAAATGAGGATCTATACCGATGTGGAAAACTGGAGTAACAATTATAAAAACCACTAA
- a CDS encoding glycogen/starch synthase, with protein sequence MPNQKILYVTTEMFPYQEDSNMATMVSKMALKMHQEGNDVRVFMPRFGQISERKFQLHEVIRLSGMNIIINDLDQPLIIKVASLPGERLQVYFIDNEEYFKRKQFYIDETGAAFPDNDERAIFFARGVIETIKKLNWVPDVIHLNGWMASFIPVYLKSFYKNDSYFNDTKLVLSVYNEENLPLSESVEEKMKFDNITGLSAFKNPNFHNFVIESMNLVDVVVKGDEFLQDDLEAGFEKSTSTKSEYLDPEAILNLY encoded by the coding sequence ATGCCGAACCAAAAGATTTTGTACGTAACCACAGAGATGTTTCCGTATCAGGAAGATAGCAACATGGCGACTATGGTGAGCAAGATGGCGCTCAAAATGCATCAGGAGGGAAATGACGTCCGGGTATTTATGCCAAGATTTGGCCAGATTAGCGAAAGAAAATTTCAGCTGCATGAAGTAATCCGTCTTTCGGGAATGAACATTATTATTAATGATTTAGACCAGCCTTTAATTATCAAAGTGGCCTCGCTTCCCGGCGAAAGGCTACAGGTTTATTTCATTGATAATGAGGAGTATTTCAAGAGAAAACAATTCTATATCGATGAAACCGGAGCGGCTTTCCCGGACAATGATGAACGCGCGATCTTTTTCGCACGCGGGGTGATTGAGACCATTAAAAAACTCAACTGGGTTCCTGATGTGATTCACCTGAACGGCTGGATGGCTTCATTTATTCCGGTTTATTTGAAGAGTTTTTACAAAAACGACTCTTACTTTAACGATACTAAGCTGGTTCTATCGGTTTATAATGAGGAGAATTTGCCTTTGTCGGAGTCTGTTGAAGAAAAAATGAAATTCGACAATATTACCGGCTTATCTGCGTTTAAAAATCCAAATTTTCATAATTTCGTGATTGAAAGTATGAATTTGGTAGACGTTGTGGTAAAAGGGGACGAGTTCCTACAGGACGATCTGGAAGCAGGTTTCGAAAAATCTACTTCTACCAAGTCGGAATATCTTGATCCTGAAGCAATTCTTAATTTATACTAA
- the panC gene encoding pantoate--beta-alanine ligase: MEIFTAKKPFTDFIERQKEMGKKIGFAPTMGALHQGHLSLYSRAKKENDLIIASIFVNPTQFNNPQDLEKYPRTVERDLKLLEQTGEVDAVYLPETTDIYPDGLKSKSYDFDGLEDVMEGKSRPGHFDGVGTVVEELLRQVQPDNAYFGEKDYQQLAIIEKLVQKLQLPVKIHGVPIFREKSGLAMSSRNMRLSPPQHDASKVIYETLQKVNDWFRILTVPEINKRVKDIFEDQRGMTLEYFTIADEQTLKETDFFYKGHNYRAFIVVLVNDVRLIDNLHLD; encoded by the coding sequence ATGGAAATATTTACCGCCAAAAAACCTTTCACCGATTTCATCGAACGGCAGAAAGAAATGGGAAAAAAAATTGGCTTTGCTCCCACTATGGGCGCGCTTCATCAGGGCCACCTGTCGCTCTACTCGCGTGCAAAAAAGGAAAATGATCTTATTATTGCCTCTATTTTTGTTAATCCTACACAATTCAACAATCCTCAGGACTTAGAAAAATATCCCCGAACAGTTGAACGCGACCTGAAATTACTGGAACAAACCGGTGAAGTTGATGCGGTTTACCTACCAGAAACCACAGATATTTATCCCGATGGCTTGAAAAGCAAATCCTATGATTTCGATGGTCTTGAAGACGTAATGGAAGGAAAATCTCGGCCCGGCCATTTCGACGGTGTTGGAACTGTTGTAGAGGAACTTTTGCGGCAGGTGCAGCCGGATAATGCGTACTTTGGCGAAAAAGATTATCAGCAGCTCGCCATAATTGAAAAATTGGTCCAAAAACTTCAACTTCCGGTAAAAATTCACGGCGTACCTATTTTCCGCGAAAAAAGCGGCCTTGCAATGAGTTCGCGCAATATGCGCTTAAGTCCGCCACAGCACGACGCTTCGAAAGTTATTTATGAAACTTTGCAAAAAGTAAATGACTGGTTTCGGATTCTAACAGTTCCGGAAATCAACAAAAGAGTAAAAGATATTTTCGAAGACCAGCGCGGCATGACGCTGGAATATTTCACCATTGCTGATGAACAAACCCTGAAGGAAACCGACTTTTTCTACAAAGGACATAATTACCGCGCCTTCATCGTGGTTTTGGTAAATGATGTAAGACTTATCGATAATCTGCATCTGGATTAA